The following proteins are co-located in the Luteolibacter rhizosphaerae genome:
- a CDS encoding WGR domain-containing protein has product MNESAFTRFLEQGVAQGGFEADDVLAAVLPLMRETLAIHEADRVAPLRGLSDIVLHEDRRLGFVSAEGIEASNKALKVYELQAPVGRGVEVIGERRYDSDNEQHRTEVTNLDVAAVGAEITRPMFVPGHVAWEHVIGHHDELTDIHSLGLLLASLTCGLDFTERDELERFADARQNLFSIAPRLHPVIAALITEMTELHRGKRSQDLATLIRQLENYREQPLDTDVLSLPGLETATKGGRRKIIQTHLRDRLFEISRRNRLIYFKSSQGSLNLTTASVPLVLDYRNIQPEQLLYWHEGVAAELSAGRTLPLQKWLRTEETPYLPGQLDKLISEARRSRAEYGFSQLRLVITFLRWNNLREAPQERIHSPLLLLPVELVKRKGVKDHYTLEPQGNEAEVNPALRHHLKQLYDLDLPATVDLRETTLKDFHEKLRALIQKTEPGVSLSLVDKPKIQLIHQRARQSLDQYRRRMARHAKRAKRAGSIDYSYDRSDFRPLGLQMFQRLVQPSPLPLRELAGAPPRPRTPFMVPPTEAGVSERTMFTLVEEAEGNPYAWEFDLCAITLANFNYRKMTLVRDYANLIEHDTANAAFDRIFSIEPKAVEMEAPPLLPPSDQHLIISADATQTGAIAKARRGDSLIIQGPPGTGKSQTITNLIADYAARGKRVLFVCEKRAAIDVVFHRLRQQGLDELCCLIHDSQTDKKEFILNLKQTYEQWLATGNGGSEGDAKRHAALRAMEGEITALERYLTQIETAPAGSASSAKELLHRLIELRGTHDGSACPELSAAEEERLPGYDEWKQHGDAVIRLSEVLHDLGASPVFAKHPLRWLGEAILQRDTPLDGLAERMDDCERRLDDLDDALQQTGLPVEHWDTLEEIGQLLGFAQRLLPIAERGLLDLLDGSGQRFAEFTKLAADFRNKRQELEGARAKTVNWRDKLTAEDTASARALEPNVRGFLKFLNPAWWRLRKVLASRYDFSKHAVAPSWEQVLSDLAAEHAAAAAYAAVEYRCSQEFATQNPDALHGDLARLADPAAAPAVVALRQQLLSSERGAALVKTLAALAPGFQVLEKELRELIYRGEGNSLAMLAAAIREMREEMDALPELLPALRELTGTPEAMRRSVREFSFTAEQLEAACARKSLEQLYREDRMLQHFDCHVLQQKLDRLAVAHRQWLEHNAGWIRAQVRKRFVEHVQISNQSATVLTPEQKVFKKAYSAGRRELEHEFGKTMRYKSIRDLAAGETGEVVRDLKPIWLMSPLSVSDALPLDVALFDVVIFDEASQIPVEDAVPAAYRAPQVIVVGDEMQLPPTSFFSSSGGDGEDEITVEEEGESVSVLMDADSFLTQCARNLPSTLLAWHYRSRYESLISFSNAAFYGGELYTIPDRQLSIHESRDLVAETPLEADELLPAILSRPISYLRCGNAPYEDRRNPTEAAVVARLVRALLLSESKLSIGVAAFSEAQQSEIESALETLAEEDPNFGTLLEAEYVREEDDQFCGLFVKNLENVQGDERDIILMSVCYAPDPNGKMRMNFGPINQRGGEKRLNVIFSRARHHMVLVSSIRHAQITNDYNDGARALRNFLHYAESLSRGEPAAARQVLEGLNPLKRKSLATESCGGLIAGQIASALRGRGWTVDTGVGQSRFRCDVAVRATGADKHQLAVLVEDGGSSGVLERFHTRPGILRAFGWQVATVVAKDWWHDPEAVLERIERLLRKEIPELVEEEIEKLPAEEEVKKPEAVMPQGADAPVEAVAAGEGRRFEFTEGNSRKFWAVAQEGPSLVIRFGRIGTKGQAQTKTFADEARALREMNKLIAEKTGKGYVEVEG; this is encoded by the coding sequence ATGAACGAGTCCGCATTCACCCGCTTCCTCGAACAAGGCGTCGCGCAAGGAGGCTTCGAGGCCGATGACGTGCTGGCCGCGGTGCTACCGCTGATGCGCGAGACGCTGGCGATTCATGAAGCCGACAGGGTGGCGCCGCTACGCGGCCTTTCAGACATCGTGCTCCATGAAGACCGCAGGTTGGGCTTCGTATCCGCAGAAGGAATCGAAGCCTCTAACAAGGCCCTGAAGGTTTACGAACTCCAAGCCCCGGTAGGCCGCGGCGTGGAGGTCATCGGCGAGCGGCGCTATGACTCGGACAACGAACAGCACCGGACGGAGGTCACGAATCTGGATGTCGCGGCGGTGGGTGCGGAGATCACGCGACCGATGTTCGTGCCGGGACACGTGGCCTGGGAACACGTGATCGGTCATCACGATGAACTCACCGACATCCACTCGCTGGGCCTGCTCCTGGCGAGCCTGACTTGCGGGCTCGACTTCACGGAACGCGACGAGCTGGAGCGCTTCGCCGATGCGCGGCAGAATCTCTTCTCGATCGCGCCGCGCCTGCACCCGGTGATCGCGGCGCTGATCACGGAGATGACGGAGCTGCACCGCGGCAAGCGCTCGCAGGATCTGGCCACGCTGATCCGGCAGCTCGAGAACTACCGCGAGCAACCGTTGGATACCGACGTGCTGAGCCTGCCGGGCCTCGAAACCGCCACGAAGGGCGGACGCCGGAAGATCATCCAGACGCACCTGCGCGACCGGTTGTTCGAGATCTCCCGCCGCAACCGGCTGATCTACTTCAAGAGCTCGCAGGGCTCGCTGAACCTGACGACCGCTAGCGTGCCGCTGGTGCTGGACTACCGGAACATCCAGCCGGAGCAGCTGCTCTACTGGCACGAGGGAGTGGCAGCCGAGCTGAGCGCCGGGCGCACGCTGCCGCTGCAGAAGTGGCTGCGGACCGAGGAGACCCCGTACCTGCCCGGACAACTGGACAAGCTGATCAGCGAGGCGAGGCGGAGCCGGGCCGAGTATGGTTTCTCGCAACTGCGGCTGGTGATCACCTTCCTGCGCTGGAACAATCTGCGCGAGGCACCGCAGGAGCGGATTCATTCCCCGCTGCTACTGCTGCCGGTGGAGCTGGTGAAGCGCAAGGGCGTGAAGGATCACTACACGCTGGAGCCGCAGGGCAACGAAGCGGAAGTGAACCCCGCGCTGCGCCACCATCTCAAGCAGCTCTACGATCTGGACCTACCGGCGACGGTCGATCTGCGCGAGACCACGCTGAAGGACTTCCATGAGAAGCTGCGGGCGCTGATCCAGAAGACGGAGCCGGGAGTGTCCCTGAGCTTGGTGGACAAGCCGAAGATCCAATTGATCCATCAGCGGGCGCGGCAGAGCCTGGACCAGTACCGCCGCCGGATGGCGCGGCACGCCAAGCGCGCGAAGCGGGCCGGGAGCATCGACTACAGCTACGACCGCAGCGACTTCCGGCCGCTGGGCCTACAGATGTTCCAAAGGCTGGTGCAGCCCTCTCCCCTGCCCCTGCGCGAACTGGCCGGAGCACCGCCACGGCCGCGGACGCCTTTCATGGTGCCACCTACGGAGGCGGGTGTGAGCGAGCGGACGATGTTCACGCTGGTGGAAGAGGCGGAAGGAAATCCCTACGCTTGGGAGTTCGACCTCTGCGCGATCACGCTGGCGAACTTCAACTACCGGAAGATGACGCTGGTGCGCGACTACGCGAACCTGATCGAGCACGACACGGCGAACGCGGCCTTCGACCGGATCTTCTCGATCGAGCCGAAGGCGGTGGAGATGGAAGCGCCGCCGCTGCTGCCGCCTTCCGACCAGCATCTCATCATCTCCGCGGATGCGACCCAGACGGGCGCGATCGCGAAGGCGCGGCGCGGCGACAGCCTGATCATCCAGGGCCCGCCGGGGACCGGCAAGTCACAGACGATCACCAACCTGATCGCGGACTATGCGGCACGCGGCAAGCGGGTGCTCTTCGTCTGCGAGAAGCGGGCGGCGATCGACGTGGTCTTCCACCGCCTGCGACAGCAGGGCCTGGACGAGCTGTGCTGCCTGATCCACGACTCGCAGACGGACAAGAAGGAGTTCATTCTGAACCTCAAGCAGACCTACGAGCAGTGGTTGGCCACGGGGAACGGTGGAAGCGAGGGCGATGCCAAGCGCCACGCGGCGCTGCGGGCCATGGAGGGCGAAATCACGGCGCTGGAGCGGTATCTCACGCAAATCGAAACCGCACCCGCAGGATCCGCGAGCAGCGCGAAGGAACTGCTGCACCGGCTGATCGAACTGCGCGGGACGCACGACGGGAGCGCCTGCCCCGAACTGAGCGCCGCGGAAGAAGAGCGGCTGCCCGGCTACGACGAATGGAAGCAGCACGGCGATGCGGTGATCCGACTGAGCGAGGTGCTGCACGATCTGGGAGCCTCTCCCGTATTTGCGAAGCACCCGCTGCGCTGGCTGGGCGAAGCGATCCTCCAGCGCGATACACCGCTGGACGGACTGGCCGAACGGATGGACGACTGCGAACGCCGGCTGGATGATCTGGACGACGCGCTGCAGCAGACCGGGCTGCCGGTGGAGCACTGGGACACGCTGGAAGAGATCGGGCAACTGCTCGGCTTCGCGCAGCGGCTGCTGCCGATCGCGGAGCGCGGGCTGCTCGACCTGTTAGACGGAAGCGGCCAGCGGTTCGCGGAGTTCACCAAGCTGGCGGCGGATTTCCGCAACAAGCGGCAGGAGCTCGAAGGCGCACGGGCGAAGACGGTGAACTGGCGCGACAAGCTGACGGCGGAGGACACGGCCAGTGCCCGGGCGCTGGAGCCGAATGTACGAGGCTTCCTGAAGTTCCTGAATCCGGCGTGGTGGCGCCTGCGCAAGGTGCTGGCGAGCCGCTACGATTTCTCCAAGCATGCGGTGGCGCCCTCATGGGAGCAGGTCCTTTCCGATCTGGCGGCGGAGCATGCGGCGGCGGCGGCCTATGCGGCGGTGGAATACCGCTGCTCGCAGGAATTCGCCACGCAGAATCCCGATGCGCTGCACGGGGACCTGGCACGCCTCGCTGATCCGGCGGCTGCGCCCGCGGTGGTCGCACTGCGGCAACAACTGCTATCCTCCGAACGCGGTGCGGCGCTGGTGAAGACGCTGGCAGCGCTGGCACCCGGATTCCAAGTGCTGGAGAAGGAACTACGCGAGCTGATCTACCGCGGCGAGGGTAACAGCCTGGCCATGCTGGCCGCGGCGATCCGGGAGATGCGCGAGGAGATGGATGCGCTGCCGGAGCTGCTCCCGGCGCTGCGCGAGCTGACGGGCACGCCTGAAGCGATGCGGCGCTCGGTCCGCGAGTTCTCCTTCACCGCGGAGCAACTGGAAGCCGCGTGCGCGCGGAAAAGTCTGGAGCAACTGTATCGCGAAGACCGGATGCTGCAGCACTTCGACTGCCATGTGCTGCAGCAGAAGCTCGACCGGCTAGCGGTGGCGCATCGCCAATGGCTGGAGCACAACGCCGGATGGATCCGCGCGCAGGTGCGCAAGCGGTTCGTGGAGCACGTGCAGATCTCCAACCAATCGGCCACGGTGCTGACGCCGGAGCAGAAGGTTTTCAAAAAGGCCTACAGCGCGGGACGGCGCGAGCTGGAGCACGAGTTCGGCAAGACGATGCGCTACAAATCGATCCGCGACCTGGCGGCGGGCGAGACCGGCGAAGTGGTGCGCGACCTGAAGCCGATCTGGCTGATGAGCCCGCTCTCCGTGTCCGATGCACTGCCGCTGGATGTGGCGCTGTTCGACGTGGTGATCTTCGACGAGGCGAGCCAGATCCCGGTGGAGGATGCGGTACCCGCGGCGTATCGCGCGCCGCAGGTGATCGTGGTGGGCGACGAGATGCAGCTCCCGCCGACGAGCTTCTTCAGCAGCAGTGGCGGTGATGGCGAGGACGAGATCACGGTGGAAGAGGAAGGCGAGTCGGTGAGCGTGCTGATGGATGCGGATAGCTTCCTGACCCAGTGCGCGAGGAACCTGCCGAGCACGCTGCTGGCCTGGCACTACCGCAGCCGCTACGAGTCCCTGATCAGCTTCAGCAATGCGGCCTTCTACGGCGGCGAGCTGTATACGATCCCGGACCGCCAGCTTTCCATCCACGAAAGCCGGGATCTGGTGGCGGAGACTCCGCTGGAGGCGGACGAACTGCTACCGGCAATCCTCTCCCGCCCGATCAGCTACCTGCGCTGCGGCAATGCGCCCTATGAAGACCGGCGCAATCCGACCGAGGCCGCGGTGGTGGCGCGTCTGGTGCGGGCGCTGCTGCTCTCCGAAAGCAAGCTGAGCATCGGCGTGGCAGCCTTCAGCGAGGCGCAGCAGAGCGAGATCGAATCCGCACTGGAGACTCTGGCAGAGGAGGACCCGAACTTCGGCACGCTGCTGGAGGCGGAGTATGTGCGCGAGGAAGACGACCAGTTCTGCGGGCTCTTCGTGAAGAATCTGGAGAACGTACAGGGCGACGAGCGGGACATCATCCTGATGTCGGTCTGCTACGCGCCGGACCCGAACGGGAAGATGCGGATGAACTTCGGCCCGATCAACCAGCGCGGCGGCGAGAAGCGGCTGAACGTGATCTTCAGCCGGGCGCGGCATCATATGGTGCTGGTGAGCAGCATCCGCCATGCGCAGATCACGAACGACTACAACGACGGTGCGCGGGCGCTGCGGAACTTCCTGCACTACGCGGAGAGCCTCTCGCGCGGCGAGCCCGCGGCGGCGCGGCAGGTGCTGGAGGGACTGAACCCGCTGAAGCGGAAATCGCTAGCGACGGAGAGCTGTGGCGGCCTGATCGCGGGTCAGATCGCGAGCGCGCTGCGCGGGCGCGGATGGACGGTGGACACGGGCGTGGGTCAGAGCCGCTTCCGCTGCGATGTGGCGGTGCGCGCCACGGGTGCCGACAAGCATCAACTGGCGGTGCTGGTGGAAGATGGCGGGAGCTCCGGGGTGCTGGAGCGATTCCACACCCGGCCGGGGATCCTGCGGGCCTTCGGCTGGCAGGTGGCGACGGTGGTGGCGAAGGACTGGTGGCACGATCCGGAAGCCGTGCTGGAACGGATCGAGCGGTTGCTGCGAAAGGAGATTCCGGAGTTGGTGGAGGAAGAGATCGAGAAGCTGCCTGCGGAGGAAGAAGTGAAGAAGCCGGAAGCGGTGATGCCCCAGGGTGCGGATGCTCCGGTGGAGGCCGTGGCTGCGGGTGAAGGAAGAAGGTTCGAGTTCACCGAAGGCAACTCGCGGAAGTTCTGGGCGGTGGCTCAGGAGGGTCCCTCGCTGGTAATCCGCTTCGGTAGGATCGGGACGAAGGGTCAGGCGCAGACGAAGACTTTTGCAGATGAGGCGCGGGCGCTGCGCGAGATGAACAAGCTGATCGCGGAGAAGACCGGGAAAGGGTATGTGGAGGTGGAGGGGTAA
- a CDS encoding TetR/AcrR family transcriptional regulator — protein MGRKSDAKQRLLDAALSLIWENSYGVVTIDAICEKAGVKKGSFYYFFESKSDLAVAALDELWQVEIKPKFDAMFSASNPPLERIRLMMESAYDCQKEMQQEYGKIIGCACFSLGSEVCTQNDPIRQKVQETLCRKVRYLESAIRDAQADGLVAAGDPLIKAKALYTLYEGSLTEARIQNSLDPLRILPQIVMDFLGVPAADAARTGS, from the coding sequence GTGGGACGCAAAAGTGACGCCAAGCAACGACTGCTCGACGCTGCTCTCAGTTTGATCTGGGAGAACAGCTACGGGGTCGTGACGATTGACGCCATCTGCGAGAAAGCCGGCGTGAAGAAGGGTAGCTTCTACTACTTCTTCGAATCGAAGTCGGATCTTGCGGTCGCGGCCCTTGATGAACTATGGCAGGTCGAGATCAAGCCGAAGTTCGACGCGATGTTCTCGGCCTCGAATCCGCCGCTTGAGCGCATCCGCCTCATGATGGAGTCCGCCTACGACTGCCAGAAGGAGATGCAGCAAGAATACGGCAAGATTATCGGTTGCGCCTGTTTCTCACTGGGTTCCGAAGTCTGCACCCAGAACGACCCGATCCGCCAGAAGGTTCAGGAAACCCTCTGCCGCAAGGTTCGCTACTTGGAATCCGCCATCCGCGATGCCCAAGCCGACGGTCTGGTCGCCGCCGGGGACCCCTTGATCAAGGCCAAAGCCCTCTACACGCTTTACGAAGGCAGCCTCACCGAGGCCCGCATTCAGAACAGCTTGGATCCGCTCCGCATCCTCCCTCAGATCGTCATGGATTTCCTTGGGGTTCCTGCCGCCGATGCCGCCCGCACGGGCTCCTGA
- a CDS encoding efflux RND transporter periplasmic adaptor subunit, whose product MSTPTDQEGEFRLPDAPEPPASKFHARLAIMLLGVGAAAAGLHFVPKALAKEEAAVTAPAHLPQVTVAPVEQQTVTDHRELLGRVDARETVEVRPRVSGHIEEVRLQAGQIVEKGDVLFVIDPRYYQAQLDSAVAAVERAKVRVGIAESEAKRTASLVSARAVSIEESETRNSRLAEARTDLQSAEAALASAKLDMEHTNVRSPIRGKVSRALVTAGNLVSGTPGGATLLTTVVSVGDVYVYADADETTALTFDRIRREGGFAAEDGKVVVEMQVGDEDGFPHRGYIESTDNRVDPSTGTLVYRMVFPNADEKLVPGLFARVRLPVSAPAPTLMVSERAIGTNQSQKFVLTVAADNTVNYRSVKLGPVLNGKRVIREGIQNGDRVIVNGLQRVTAGMIVDPAVAVN is encoded by the coding sequence ATGAGTACCCCGACAGACCAAGAAGGGGAGTTTCGTCTCCCCGACGCTCCGGAGCCTCCGGCTTCCAAGTTCCACGCCCGCCTGGCAATCATGTTGCTGGGCGTGGGTGCCGCCGCGGCAGGGCTCCATTTCGTGCCCAAGGCCTTGGCCAAGGAAGAGGCTGCGGTAACGGCGCCCGCGCACTTGCCGCAAGTGACCGTTGCCCCGGTCGAACAGCAGACCGTCACCGATCACCGCGAACTCCTCGGCCGGGTGGATGCCCGCGAAACGGTCGAGGTCCGCCCGAGGGTTTCCGGCCACATCGAAGAAGTCCGCCTGCAAGCCGGCCAGATCGTTGAGAAGGGTGACGTGCTCTTCGTGATCGACCCGCGCTACTATCAGGCCCAACTCGATTCCGCCGTCGCCGCGGTGGAGCGCGCGAAGGTCCGTGTCGGCATCGCCGAAAGCGAGGCCAAGCGCACCGCCAGCCTGGTCTCGGCCCGCGCCGTTTCGATCGAGGAATCCGAAACGCGCAACTCGCGTCTCGCCGAGGCCCGCACCGATCTCCAGTCCGCCGAAGCCGCCTTGGCCTCGGCCAAGCTGGACATGGAGCACACCAACGTGCGCTCGCCGATCCGCGGCAAGGTCAGCCGCGCCCTCGTGACCGCCGGAAACCTGGTTTCCGGCACTCCCGGTGGCGCGACCCTGCTGACCACCGTGGTCTCCGTGGGCGACGTGTATGTCTATGCGGACGCCGATGAAACCACCGCACTGACCTTCGATCGCATCCGTCGTGAAGGCGGGTTCGCCGCCGAGGACGGCAAGGTGGTGGTCGAGATGCAGGTCGGTGATGAGGACGGCTTCCCGCACCGCGGCTACATCGAGTCCACCGACAACCGCGTGGATCCCTCCACCGGCACCCTGGTGTATCGCATGGTCTTCCCGAATGCGGATGAGAAGCTGGTCCCCGGACTCTTCGCCCGCGTGCGCCTGCCCGTCAGTGCTCCGGCACCGACGCTGATGGTGAGCGAACGCGCGATCGGCACCAACCAGAGCCAGAAGTTCGTGCTGACCGTGGCCGCCGATAACACGGTGAACTACCGCAGCGTGAAGCTCGGCCCCGTGCTCAACGGCAAGCGAGTGATCCGCGAAGGCATCCAGAATGGTGACCGCGTGATCGTGAACGGTCTGCAGCGGGTGACCGCCGGCATGATCGTGGACCCCGCCGTGGCGGTGAACTGA
- a CDS encoding M48 family metalloprotease has protein sequence MSRTLSPLPQHQALVDWIRSKEPEVWAWQSDAERLTQDAEEVRLSLLRDSYRMDAEGHPELFAEIRAAQEALGLSEIQVHAYQAQGRTDPNAAICYLPGEAHLIFTGPILTLLSGMELRAVIGHELAHYLLWQMGDGAYYLADRILHQSAAHAQAEPSHIQSARLWSLATELFADRGSYQATGCLETAVASLVKTSTGLAHVSGKSYLSQAAEIFSKSKPKTEQLTHPETFMRARALQLWVEEGADLDAAVALMLEEGEGLDELDLTQQVRLTALTRRFLEQHLRPAWFRSDAVLAHARLFFPDFKPAEVADEALLTELLDLSKARREYLCQVMLDFCAVDPDLDELPVAAGIEQSRAMESLGHFEKLATKELKVKAKDLKRLKEQSATLLAQAATNPTP, from the coding sequence ATGAGCCGGACCCTATCTCCCCTGCCGCAGCACCAAGCATTGGTGGACTGGATCCGGAGCAAGGAGCCCGAGGTCTGGGCCTGGCAGTCGGACGCCGAGCGACTGACGCAGGATGCGGAAGAAGTGCGTCTCTCCCTCTTGCGGGATTCCTACCGGATGGATGCGGAGGGCCACCCGGAACTCTTCGCCGAGATCCGGGCAGCGCAGGAAGCCTTGGGCCTTTCGGAGATCCAAGTGCACGCCTACCAAGCCCAAGGGCGGACCGATCCGAATGCCGCCATCTGTTATCTTCCCGGCGAGGCGCATCTCATCTTCACGGGGCCGATCCTGACCCTGCTCAGCGGGATGGAGCTCAGGGCGGTGATCGGTCATGAGCTCGCGCACTACCTTCTCTGGCAAATGGGAGACGGGGCTTACTACTTGGCGGACCGGATCCTGCACCAATCCGCGGCACACGCGCAGGCGGAACCAAGCCACATCCAGAGTGCGCGGCTATGGAGCCTGGCGACTGAACTCTTCGCCGACCGCGGCAGCTATCAGGCAACCGGCTGCTTGGAGACCGCCGTGGCGAGTCTGGTGAAAACCTCGACCGGCTTGGCCCATGTCAGCGGCAAGAGCTACCTCTCGCAGGCAGCGGAGATCTTCTCCAAGTCGAAGCCCAAGACCGAGCAACTGACCCATCCTGAAACCTTCATGCGGGCAAGGGCGCTGCAGCTCTGGGTCGAGGAAGGAGCCGATCTCGATGCCGCAGTGGCGCTGATGCTGGAAGAAGGCGAAGGGCTCGACGAACTCGACCTGACACAGCAAGTGCGCCTCACCGCCCTGACGCGGCGCTTCCTCGAACAACACCTGCGCCCGGCTTGGTTCCGCAGCGATGCGGTGCTGGCGCATGCACGGCTGTTCTTTCCCGATTTCAAGCCCGCGGAGGTGGCGGATGAAGCGCTACTCACCGAGCTGTTAGATCTCTCGAAGGCGCGGCGCGAGTACCTCTGTCAGGTGATGCTGGACTTCTGCGCGGTGGATCCGGACTTGGACGAGCTACCGGTCGCCGCCGGGATCGAACAGTCACGGGCGATGGAAAGCCTGGGTCACTTCGAAAAGCTGGCCACGAAGGAACTCAAAGTGAAAGCGAAGGACCTGAAGCGACTGAAAGAACAATCCGCAACGCTCCTCGCCCAAGCCGCAACGAATCCCACGCCATGA
- a CDS encoding glucose 1-dehydrogenase, which translates to MSTNQLIGKVAVVTGASKGIGAAIAKDLAAAGASVVVNYASSRDGADRVVAEITGAGGRAVAVQADLSKPDQVASLFAATKREFGRVDILVNNAGIYEWAPLEQITPESFHRQFDLNVLGLILAVKEASPLFPEEGGSVINISSTVSTARFPGGTVYTATKGAVDAVTRVLAAELGPRKIRVNSVNPGMVDTEGAQSAGFIGSDMQKGIEAITPLGRIGKPEDISGITVFLAGPESSWITGESFFISGGMR; encoded by the coding sequence ATGAGCACGAATCAACTGATCGGAAAAGTAGCCGTCGTCACCGGAGCCTCCAAGGGCATCGGCGCCGCCATCGCCAAGGATCTCGCCGCCGCCGGCGCCTCCGTGGTGGTCAATTACGCCTCCAGCCGTGACGGTGCCGACCGCGTCGTCGCCGAAATCACCGGCGCCGGCGGCCGCGCCGTCGCCGTCCAAGCCGATCTCTCCAAGCCGGATCAAGTCGCCAGCCTCTTCGCCGCTACCAAGCGTGAGTTCGGCCGCGTCGACATCCTCGTGAACAACGCCGGCATCTATGAGTGGGCCCCGCTCGAGCAGATCACGCCGGAGAGCTTCCACCGGCAGTTCGACCTGAACGTCCTCGGACTCATTCTCGCAGTGAAGGAAGCCTCGCCCCTCTTCCCGGAGGAAGGCGGCAGCGTGATCAACATCAGCTCTACCGTTTCCACCGCCCGCTTCCCCGGCGGCACGGTCTACACCGCCACCAAGGGTGCGGTGGATGCCGTCACCCGCGTGCTGGCGGCCGAACTTGGCCCCCGCAAGATCCGGGTCAATTCGGTCAATCCCGGCATGGTCGATACCGAGGGTGCGCAGAGTGCCGGCTTCATCGGCAGCGACATGCAGAAGGGCATCGAGGCGATCACCCCGCTCGGCCGCATCGGCAAACCGGAAGATATCTCCGGAATCACTGTCTTCCTGGCCGGTCCCGAATCGTCGTGGATCACAGGAGAGAGCTTTTTCATCTCCGGCGGGATGCGCTGA